TTCCCACAATTCTCTGTGTGACGTATTGCACTGTTGACATTGCGTACGTGTGAATCGGATGCCTGTATATGGAGTAGTCATGTCCATGAATGACTTGATCCTAACGGTATTCCTAGAAATGCGTTTAAGCTTTTACACATGGTGTCGATTTTGACGGCCCAAATAAGAAGGTAATCTCTGAATTAGGAGTTGTACTTGAGAAGGAGCAAAGCGCGTGAAGTTGAAAGTCAAGTTGACGCTGGACACTTGCGTTATGATGCCACGAGACAATATGACTTCCACTGTCCAGAAAATCGCCAGACAGGCCCTCACGACATTCCGAAACCCGTCTGTCGTCGGAGAACACAATAAAGTGTTTTTGGAAAATCAGAGCAAGCTGAAAAGCCTTTTGGCGGAGGTCAGAGCGGCGGACTTGAAGATCGTACCCCGGACCATCGAGAGCGCTGCGACGCCGCCTCAGCGTGTCGCGCCTCCAGTCACATATATGCACATCTACGAGACCGACACTTTCAGCATGGgagtgtttttattaaaaacaggCGCTTCTATACCTCTGCATGATCATCCGGGAATGTACGGCATGCTGAAAGTGATCTACGGAAAGGTACGAATCAGCTGTTTCGACAGGATGGATAAGCCTAGAGACGGTGCCAGCGGCGTGCAGTTCAACCCTCCACTGATGCCCTTCCAGAGAAGCAATTTACGGCCTTCGGTGCTGAGATCGGTGGGGGAATACACGGAGGAGAACGGCCCGTGTGTGCTGTCGCCCCAAAAGGACAATATCCACCAAATAGACGCTGTTGACGGACCCACCGCTTTCCTTGACATCTTATCACCTCCATATGACCCGGACGAAGGGAGAGACTGCCATTATTATAAAGTTTTACATGCCCATTCAGAGGCTGCAGATAGAAAGAGTGATGCCCAGGAACATGGTGATTTGTGGCTTATGGAAATACCACAGCCTAGTGAATTCTGGTGTGGTGGCGAACCTTACCCAGGGCCTAAAGTGTCCCTCTGAGAGATCTGAATATAAACTGGCTTCTATTAATCACAGCCTTAGGTGATTCAATAGATTCCTTTTCCTTAATCCGTCAGACTGGGTACTTTATCAAGATTATGGTTATTTGAAATGCCTGTGCCAATCCACTGCCTCTGTCCATACAATTGTTTGCATGTAGACTGTGTGCAGATTTAACAAAAGAACTAGTCTCTGTTCTTTACTGGCCTGTTGCCTTTGTACAGCATgtgataaataattaaatatttacagcaGGTGTGAGATTTGGTTTAACAGATGCTTTGCAATAGTCAAACAGAGCAGGAATCTTCTTATCTTGTTTCCATTACTGTATATTGTTTTTGCATTAAGATATCAGAACTACAGTCTGACTCAGAAATGTTTAGCAACAGGCTCTGCGACACTCACTTGGCACTGGATGCTATTTTGAACACTCCTGGTAATTATGACAATAAAGCACTTAGATGGGATGCAagtgaaataataatactaatgaaaaaaatcaataaaacatttaaaatattatgatattataattttacataagAAACTAAAGTTCTGTTTTCCTTCCAATAAACTTGAACTAATAAAAGAAGTAAAAGTAAATGGTcatgttgattattttaatacatttattgaatatttagatttttttttttttttagaagcatGTTATAAccaacatacactaccattaaaaaatgttggacttatgctcactaagacggcatttattcgatcaaaaatgtcagtaatattattattacattttaaaagaactgttttctattttactatattttaaaatagaaattattcctgtgatgcaaagctgaattactccagtcttcagtgtcacatgatccttcataattcttactaatatgctgattttctgctcaggaaacatttcttattgatgttgtaaacagttctgcttaaaggattagttcactttcaaatgaaaattagcccaagctttactcaccctcatgccttccctattcaacttacggaaaaaagtgtaactgacgcgtcGCCAGTTTActctttcttcgtaacttgaatatggaaggcagtctggcggaggctagatattttacttaataacttgttaaatatggatatttttttatataaacacatcacttcgcttcagaaggcctttattaacccccccggagccgtgaggagcagtgttgccaactgctttcaattgaatgtagctaaaactggtagctaaatgtaactagatgacatcataatggaAAATTCATTGatttatatgaatatgaatattgccCAGGGCACAAAATgagaatctagataaggtttgtccaagaagttgctagatttgttcCTAaaattttggggaaaaaagtctcaaaaggggcgctgaagtcactaaatctagtgacaaaatcactaaattggcaacactgatgtggagtacgtttatgatggatagatgaatgtggatggaagcactcatactcgtgacccctattcactgccattataaagctcggatgcgtcaggatatttattaatatttctctgactgtgttcatcagaaagaagaaagtttgacttgagggtgagtaaagcctggactaattttaatttgaaagtgaactaatcctttagtatttttgatgaacagaaatgtcaaaagatcaaaaatctttttgtaacattataaatgtctttactgtcacttttgatcaatttaatgcatccttgctgaataaaagtatttcttaaaaaaaaaaaaaaaaaaaaaatcttaccgtttaaacggtagtgtttataggcctattttacTAACCTGCACTTTCAGCTTTGATAGAACAGCCGCACTCAATTGTTTCCAAATTGCGACCTCTAGTGGTAAAACTTTGCAGTGCCATGCGGCACTTGTCGCTTTCACTGGGAAGCTGAtcctcaaaaaaaaacacactttgtgtttattacaatttattaagACACGTAACAGTAATAATGTCAATAAAAAGACTCACTGTAAACACTATATCTCAGAACAACTGCATTTTGAATCACATGAAATGTTCTGTGATAAGAACGTTGTCTAGCTAGCCTACTACAACAAACATTCAACACTTGATTCATAAGCTGCCTTTGAACATTTGTGCGCACACAAACAGAGCGATATTTCCAGGTTTTAATGGGGCACCAAAACTTGTTATAATGTTAGTTCACATCGCTGTGCCGTCAGCGCTCGAGCTGTGAGGGGGCACTGACACCTTtttatctctctgtctctggtGAATTTTTGTGTGCCTCCTTCGCTCGTCGCTCCTCGCGAACTTTCTGCCGCAGAAGTCACAGGAGAAGGGCTTCTCGCccgtgtgtgtgcgtatgtgagTCGTGAGGTGGTCGCTCCGGCTGAAGCTGCGCATACAGATGCGGCACTGAAACGGCTTATGTCCGGTGTGGATGCGAACGTGGCGCGTGAGCTCATCCGAGCGTGAAAACCTCCGGTCGCATCCCTCAGCCGGACAGGGATACGGCCGCTCATGGACCGGCGTCTTGCACGGTCGGTTCGGGTATTTCCGTGGCCGCAATATTGGCCTCAGTGGGACGTTTTGCGGATTGGTGCCGTCCATAGGCGGCCTTGACCCGTCTACCGGACACGCCAAAGTAAAATTTCTTATGGTGTTCAAGGGAGTCAAAGGTGGTGGGACTCTAATAGACTCCAAAGAGCAAGAAAATGGCTTAATGTCCTGAAATGCAGCCATGTTGTCCCTTTGGCTGTTGCTGGTCTGATAGAAACCTCCATAATCGGGAATAATGGAGAAAAGCGCCCCGTCTATAGTTGGTTTTGGGGCTGAGTAGGACGGAGTGGCGTATGTTATGGGGCACGTAGTGGTCGATAGGTAGACCGAGGGGTCCTGGTAACCTTCGGCACTACAGGTGTAAGGGGGCGGGCCTGTGTATATATGCTCCATGTTGGGAAGAGTTTGGCCTATTTTGGAGCAGTCTGGAGTGGGACCTGCGGGAGAACCCGTGGAGAATGATCCCGAGGAAGGTGGCCTATCTTGCACTCCTGCACTGACAAAGTTGATTATTCCCTCTTGGTTCCAACTTCCTTGCGCGTCGATGGAAATTTTCCCTGTGTAGGCGACAGGCGCACTGTGTGGAGTAAACCTGTTCGGGTCTGTCAGATCAAGGACCCGTTTTTCCACGCCGAAGCTGTCGGTGCTCATGCAACCTGTAGGAGTAAAAGCAAGACGTTTCTATTGAGCAACTCATTCTTATTGCGTTACAGGTTAAGCATAAGTGTAGCCTATTTACAGCAAATCGCGTTTCCACCACGTGGGATCAACTCTAGGAATATTCAGTAAGCTATTTGTTTTCAAAAGATTGTTGGAATGTAGGTGGCAAAATATATGCGGGTAGCACAGGCTATCTCTCGGTATTCTGATTGGACAGATCGCAATCAAATACAGGCTATGCTTTTTCTAAAAGAATTGTGGAGATGAAATTCTAAGTTTTTTATAggcatattaatattataatttcgCATTTTATACCCACGTAAAAGTTATTGAACATTTTCCCTGTTCATCTTTTGACAACATGACCCGGTTTTCACCTCAATAacagtaaaaaattaaacacaaacaATTAATAAAGGCAACAAAAAAGCTAGCCTAAGTACAAAGAGATCGAATTATTGTTTTGGACAACAGAATTTTTAATACTAAATTGTATACATTCACATTTGGTGTTCATTTGTTTACAGCCTTTTCAAAAATTTTGACTAAAAAACTTATATTACTGAGCAACAGCCCTTGTGACTATTCATTTTAGTATTTAAGCATCTATTTTCTTACCTCCCGACGCCTCACTGAACTGGTCAGAACAAACCCCCACATCCACATCAGAGAATCCCGTTGGCACTGATGAGGGGATCTCATCCAGAGAGTAGACGTGTGATGGCAGACAGCGCATTAAATCATTTAGCGACGCGTTAATTTTATCCCTGCTACTAGTTGTTGCTGTCATGTTGATCCTcgatgttgtttttaaaaaagcaagttGAATTTTATTAAGTTGTTCTCAGAGCTTTTATGATCTAGTTGATCTGTGTTCACCTCAGTGTTGTCATTATAAACGCGCGCATCGGTTTGTTAGAGCTCATCAGCTCGTATATGCCGCGGCAATAAGTGAAACTTTACGTCGTAGTATGCATTTATGAAGAGCCTGTCAATGCCCAGTGACGTCACTGACCATACAAGGACAGAAAAAACGGGTTGggcttcttcttcttttcttttcttttttttccctgcttTTGGCCATGTGACGACACGACCTCTCTTTTTAGACAGATCTCTGAATCTTATATtgctattctttttttttttctttcacttttctttaaaaaaaaaaaaaaaaaaaatagaaaagttcTAGATAtgttaatgttatatttaaatatatgtgtgGTCTGTCGGaacaattaaatgttttttttgtgaacttttGGTGCATGTTATTATCAGGAATTCCGGTTAGGGCGCACCCCATAAATGGATATTATCCGGTAACCTAAAACACGCCCCTTTTGACTTATATGGAACGCATCCGGGAAACTCGACACGGAAAATAACGAGCCGCGCCGAGCTCACGTCCCACAGAGGAACCGCAATAAAACTAAATTCAGGAAAGTGATATTTGAATATGTTGGAAAGTTATTCTAGTTTCTAGAGTGTTAAGGaaacatatttattaatatacagaACGTTTTTTTCCTCTATAACAAGACAAGACTATTGTGATTACATCTATTAGTGAAAAATAGAcgttagttttgttttctgcctAGTAGGAGTTGCAAacgattttaatatttaactatattttagtattttacagcattttgaaGGATTTCAAAACCTCTCAGTCTAATTTCAAGCACTTTAGTTTTCATTTGGTCTCCAACTGTCACtcccacatgaaaaaatactatagtaatttatagtaaatactatagtgttttagAACCATattatagtaaattgtagtatactgtatattatagtatttacaacactttgttaatgaatgctacagcatactgtagtattaactatagtaaACTGATAAACTGTACTGTAGCCTACTTTAGTTTTTAccacagtaaactgtagtgtattgtagtataatataccctatagttgtagaaaacttagtacagtatagggtaaagtaatttgtttatattactatagttataCCACAGCagctatagaattaccacaacaaattaattcaagtactttactatagtatggttcaaaaacactatagtaattactatagcctagtattttttcatgtgggctgatatttgtttatttagcatatatatttataaaacaaccCTATATTGTAAGGTCTTACTCTCGTATGTTCTCCCTTAGTATGACTGACACATGTAAGGCCGTCCTCGGCTCTTCATCATCCCTCTCgtcactttttgtttttctgtcaccATGTTCTATTTTCATCCGTGGCAGCATGAGCAACAGAGCGTTTTCTGTATGTGCGACTGAAGCCTAATTCATAGCCACCCACACTATGGAACAGCCCCTTCTCCATGGCGTCCTAGCGCAAGTGGAGCCTCTCTGAATAGATCTGCATCTGCCCTCCTCTTGCTTCTGTACAGACACCCCCAGCCTGCCTCCCTTCTCTCTGTTCCCATTCACACTCGCCCACATGCACAGGCTCTGCATGCTGACTGAGCTTCTGTGCATCCAGTATCGCACATTACAGTTAGTGCAAACCCAGCTCTCAGGATCTTATTTAACAGATTtaatattaaaagatttttaatcaTGATGTAGCCTATGGCAAAACCGTGCTTCCAAACATGGAATCATAACATGTTAATGATTTattcatacactgtaaaaaaatatttacatgattttttcttttgtcagatcaacttcaataattaatgtggttcagataacataatattttgagtttctgttggttacaccaatcaccttcattgtattaactcaaattttaagGAAAGCatataacttacttttttatgttaaaccaacaattcttttttttacagtgtttattacCTGAACGTTTGAAAACATAATGGAAAAGTGCATTAAACTTTTCATATCAATATAATGCATCACTGGAAGCCTTAAATAATCGTAACCATaacattttgatatatttttattctggagtaagtatttatgtatgtatgtatatatttattcattttacctACCTTTACATCTATAGGAACTTTTTGtgccaaaatgttcatttttttatttgtttgtatgtttgtttgtttgttttatttaaaatataatttcatttcattttaggtGTTTTTTCACTCATTtccttgcttgtttgtttatttatttatttatttaaattgaatataATTTTAGGTGCAtttttaggtgttttttttttttttttttttttgctcgtTCCATCGCTTGTTCGTTTATTTGTTGATCTATTTATTAACCTCGGGAACTTTTGTGCAAAAAAGAttaattgtgtttgtttgtttctttgtctgtctatctatctatctatctatctatctatctatctatctatctaggaACTGTTTTGTgccaaaaatgttaatttttatttacttatttattttattttaatatcatttttagGTGCAGTTTtaagtggttttttttttttttttttttcactcgtTCCTTCACTTGTTTTTTTAAGCTCAGGGACTTTTTGTGCCAAAAAGTTAATTGTacgtatgtgtgtttgtgtatttgtctCAGGAATGTTTTGTGCCAAAaggttcatttttatttacatatttattttattgtaatattattttaggTGCAGTTTTAAGTGGTTTTTTTCACTCGGTCactcactttttttattttttttattttttatttttatttt
This window of the Ctenopharyngodon idella isolate HZGC_01 chromosome 17, HZGC01, whole genome shotgun sequence genome carries:
- the adob gene encoding 2-aminoethanethiol (cysteamine) dioxygenase b produces the protein MMPRDNMTSTVQKIARQALTTFRNPSVVGEHNKVFLENQSKLKSLLAEVRAADLKIVPRTIESAATPPQRVAPPVTYMHIYETDTFSMGVFLLKTGASIPLHDHPGMYGMLKVIYGKVRISCFDRMDKPRDGASGVQFNPPLMPFQRSNLRPSVLRSVGEYTEENGPCVLSPQKDNIHQIDAVDGPTAFLDILSPPYDPDEGRDCHYYKVLHAHSEAADRKSDAQEHGDLWLMEIPQPSEFWCGGEPYPGPKVSL
- the egr2a gene encoding E3 SUMO-protein ligase EGR2a, with amino-acid sequence MTATTSSRDKINASLNDLMRCLPSHVYSLDEIPSSVPTGFSDVDVGVCSDQFSEASGGCMSTDSFGVEKRVLDLTDPNRFTPHSAPVAYTGKISIDAQGSWNQEGIINFVSAGVQDRPPSSGSFSTGSPAGPTPDCSKIGQTLPNMEHIYTGPPPYTCSAEGYQDPSVYLSTTTCPITYATPSYSAPKPTIDGALFSIIPDYGGFYQTSNSQRDNMAAFQDIKPFSCSLESIRVPPPLTPLNTIRNFTLACPVDGSRPPMDGTNPQNVPLRPILRPRKYPNRPCKTPVHERPYPCPAEGCDRRFSRSDELTRHVRIHTGHKPFQCRICMRSFSRSDHLTTHIRTHTGEKPFSCDFCGRKFARSDERRRHTKIHQRQRDKKVSVPPHSSSADGTAM